TCCTGGATGCTGGAGTTGGCACCATTGAATTGAAAAATCTTCTCTTTGGTATCAAGGATAAACACATCGTCATGATTTAGTGAAGAACGGGAGAAGGGGACCTAACAACATGGAGACAAGAAACATAACTCATTATACTATTCATCTATAGTTTCATGAAAGAAATGTCAAAATGGGAAGCTTTTGTACCTGCTTCAACCTAACATTTCGCTTCcctttacaaatatataatcgtaTTTCAAACTCTTCCTCCTCTGGCTTCTTAAAACCAGATGCAACACCACCTTCCAGGGGTACAATGCATGGCTTGAAGTAAGACAAAAACTTTTCAGATTCAAAGCCTTGGAGCTCCCTGTGTTGCACAGCTCGGCCACCAAGAATGGCATCAAGTTCAACAGTTTTAATAGCTGCAGTTCCAGCTTCATCCTATTAAGTCCATAACAAGTATAAGGAAATCAAATCTGAAAAAGCAAGGAGAATTTTGTGATACTGAAAAGGTTGGAGAAAAGGCAAACCTGGCTTGTATCTTTTCCAAGCCAGAAATGAGCATCATATAGATAAGCACCTCCCTTTCCAGCAGTTGTCTGCACAAACAAGCAAATAGAGCCATGAAATAGATGTTTGTCCAGTCTCAAGGAAAATGACtatttccataaaaaaattGTGTCTCTGTCTGATTAAGTCTATTAGCACACTGAATTGATGATGAACCAAGAGACAAAAAAAATCTCCAAGAACCTGCAAGACAATGTATGAATCGCCTGAGTAGAATTTTCCATAGTCAGATTTTGGTAAAGCCACAGGCTGGAAGTTCTCAATTCTCCATATTTCGGTCCCTCTATGAATATGTTAAGGTCAAATACAACTGAATGTC
This region of Impatiens glandulifera unplaced genomic scaffold, dImpGla2.1, whole genome shotgun sequence genomic DNA includes:
- the LOC124918262 gene encoding villin-3-like, whose product is MSGSAKALEPAFQGAGQRIGTEIWRIENFQPVALPKSDYGKFYSGDSYIVLQTTAGKGGAYLYDAHFWLGKDTSQDEAGTAAIKTVELDAILGGRAVQHRELQGFESEKFLSYFKPCIVPLEGGVASGFKKPEEEEFEIRLYICKGKRNVRLKQVPFSRSSLNHDDVFILDTKEKIFQFNGANSSI